The genomic region TGAAGACTGagaatcattagttgcagccccgGACAACACGTTACTCATATTTAATACCTGTGTTGTTCTCTGCAGATGTTTATCCTTGAACAACATCAATGGCAGCAAATCTCCATTTCACACTATCACAGCTAACATAGGACTTTTGGACTGTTGCTGGCCTAAAGACCAGTGAAGCCAACAATGGGAAGTTTGCACTCAAACTTAACACAGAGGCTTCTTGTCTTacttctgtctctcttgtttCATCTTAACCCTTCACTTGCATATTCGCTGAAAAACTGCAATATCAATTATTCTGAGAATCCGTTGGCTGATGTTTCTGTGGACTGTTCAAATGGTCAACTTGTTTCTGTCCCTGATGACATCCCCAGAGATGTGATCTCAGTGCAACTCCTTAATAATAAGCTTCAACAGATTAACAGAGGAGATTTTGATGGGATGTCAAAGATGAGATTTTTGTCCCTGAGCATGAATCAGATTGTTCATGTGGACGATGGATCCTTCATCCACTTGGTGGCGTTGACAACGCTCTACATGAGCCTCAACAAACTCACCAAGCTGTCAGGCAATGTCTTCCAGGGACTGTCCAACCTCACCAGGCTTGACCTCAGTAGTAacaacattcagttcattcatacCTCAGCCTTTCAGCCTCTGTGCAGCCTACAACGTGTTTGGCTAGAACTCAACCAGCTCAAACAGGTGACTGACATTCAGCCCATCCTACAGCTGCCACACCTACAGAAGCTGAACATTAGAGGTAATCTGTTTCCCTCCTTTCAGTCCAAAGATCTGCTACTGGACACGCCCTCAAGTCTCAAGGTATTAGATATTTCTGATTGTAAGTTGGAAAACTTCAGCATCACAACACCAATCTTTCCTCACCTTGAGAGTTTAGACCTTTCTCGAAGTGGCCAAGACACTGGACTGAAATGGGACATACCTGACAAGACTTTACTGAGGAACATAACTCACCTGTATCTTAGTTACCCCCTGATTCCTTTTCAAGAGCTTCTAAAAGTCCTGCAGAGTCTCGACTCACTGATGCATCTGACGCTGAATTATATGGAGAAATGGATCAAGAAAGGTCTGTTAGCAACAGTCTGCAAAATACAGACACTTAGGAGGCTCGAACTGTTTTACAATAACCTTGCCAATTTCACAGTGAAACTTGTTACTTGCTCTCAGCTCAGTGACCTTGACTTGTCCCATATGCACACGACTGAACTACCTAAAGGCTCGATACAATCGATGCAGCGACTGAGGTCCCTGAACCTCAGTATCAACGCCCTCACCAAAGTGCCAGATGATATCCGGAGCCTCTCCTCCCTCGAGATCCTGAATCTCGGGGGCAATCTCATTTCCAAATTGAGCTGTGAGGATTTCATAAACGCAACAAACCTCACAGATCTCGATCTGAGCGGTAACCACATCGCCCAACTGGATGggtgtgaatttaaaaatctTGACAATCTGAGGGCTTTAGATATCAGTGGCAACTTGCTGTGGATGTTTGGAGGCGTCTTCAAAATTGGCCTGCAGAAGCTCGAGACCTTGGATGTGAGCAACAACTTTGTATCTCTTCTTGAAAAGGGTGATTTTCAAAGTTTAGGGTCCCTGAAGTATTTGGATGTGGTGTTAAATAACATCGAAAGGATAAAACATAGGGCCTTTGATGGACTGAACAGCTTGGGAAGTCTTATAGTATCTCTTCCACTGGAGTTTGAAAATAACTTCAGAGAATTACAGCAGTTGGAAAATCTTACAGTCTATCTGAATACTGGCAGCAGTTTCAAAGGTACTCATCCAGTTTATCACAAATCTCTCTATCATTTAAAGTCTTTGAAGGTTTTCACAATAATATGCAAGGGCTATCACGCTGGCTTCCCCTTAGATGTACCGATGCACATCTTTCATGCCATGAAGCGTTTAGAGCACTTCACAGCTGACAATATCTATATCACCGCACCAGATCCAGACACATTTCAGTTCAACCCTCACCTCAAGAATCTGACAATCAGGAATACTGATTTGTCAGATCTGGACCCTGGACTGTTTCTGCCGATCCCAAACCTGCAGGTTCTCGATCTCTCTTATAATCAAATCAGGTCTTTGGATTTTCTGACCCAGGCCAATCTGCCAGCACTCAGGTGGTTGACACTGAGCTACAATGAGTTGACAGTGATCAATGAGACGGTCTTTGAGTCCCTCCCTGCACTAACATATCTGGATCTGGATAACAACTTGTTCATCTGTGACTGCTCTAATGCTGGATTTATCCAGTGGGTGAAGAACAACGAACAAACACAGGTTGTTAATGCCTACCAGTACGTCTGTTCCTTTCCTGAGGCTGAACGAGGAACCAAGTTGCTGGACTTTGACATCCAGTCCTGTTGGATGGACGTCGGCTTCCTCTGCTTCATCTCCAGCTCTTGTCTGGTCGTTCTAACTCTGCTCTCGTCCTTCATCTACCACTTTCTGAGATGGCAGCTAGTCTACGCCTTCCACCTCTTCCTGGCCTTCCTCTAcgacagcaggaggaggaggaagggagttCCTCATCACTACGACGCCTTCATCTCCTACAACGTTCACGACGAGGCCTGGGTTCTCAATGAGATGCTGCCGGTGCTGGAGGGAGAGCAGGGCTGGAGGCTCTGTCTGCACCACAGAGACTTCCAACCAGGtaaacactgtctgtctttatctcttccTGAATCTCTGTCCACACAAGTGTTGCCACAGCACTGAAATTTCCAGCTACAATACAGAAACCGTCATCACCAGAAAGATGGCAGCATTTGTAGACGAGTTCTCTGGTGAATACACTCCAAAGACGACTTGTCATGGCAATGATGTATCAAAGGGAGGATGGTTTAACATTTAGCCCCAGTGATTTTATTATCAATGCTTCAACCatactcagttttgtttttgtgtaagtAATGGATGTTGCCTGTAGAGTAGTGCTTCGATCCCCAGCTCCTTTAGCCTGCAAAGTGTTGTTAGGCAAGATACTGAACGATGTTTTGTCTTAAGATTAgaccagtggtttccaacctttttgtCTTGTGACCTATTGATGAAACatgatatttctctgtgtgctgttttaaaGACTCGTTACCTCTAAACTCATTTGATGACCAGTCAGAGATTCCCCCTAGGATGGAAACCACTGAACTAAGCAATCTAACTGTATGTGATATAGTTTAAAGCTTTAGCTTTGTCTGTCACATtgccaaatgaataaaattCTAGCATTACTGACCCACACATAAATAATCTAGAAAAGTAATATACAGGGAACGTTtttacaatatacagtacatttaactGATAAAGTAAAAAACTTGTTCCACCCATGCAAACAACTATTTCCCAGGTCTGTcttgttgtattttgttgtttttattggaCAAGTTTGTGTTAAAGCAGCACTTTGAAAAAACTGATATTGATTGAAACTGTGTTTGGTCTTCTTCTGTCAACAGTTGCGTTTATATTTAGTCTTTATCTGTTAATCTCTGCCCTCTCTTCTCTaactcttctcttcttcctgtcaGATGCAGAGCGTCTACAGCATGCTCTTTATTTTAAGGTATCAAGAGTTTcacttcctcctttttcctcaggTCTCTGAGTATCTTTGCTGGTATGCAGGCGATGCTCAGTTTGCCACAGGACACTTTACTGGTTAGAGAAAGTTATTCTACTCACATTACCTTTAAAAAGACGGGGTCTGGGTCAAGTGTTCCTAAAAGCTGCCATGAACTCTATCTGCTGTAAGGAGACTTGAATCATATTTGTCTGGTTTTAGAGTTTTAGTTTTTGGTCATGATGCAAAGGTTTCAGCATCTATTTCACCTTGAAAACcataaatacaattttaaaatcCTGCCTTGTCCATTCCAGCTCCTGCAGTATCAGCACTGACAATGTTTAACTGATATCCCACAGAAAAAGTACTGAGCAGTCTCTCGCAGCTCAATCCACTGTCACAACAATCCCACTGTTAGTTTAGAGGAGAGAACGTCTCCTGACAGCTGcaaccacacacagaaacatttagaGCTAACATTACGACAGCAGCCAACAGACAAGATGTAAGTCTTTGCTTCATTACATTTGAGACGTTTTAAGGCCTTCTGAGGCTTTTTGTCCCTGGGAAAATGAATGCAGTACAGATACCTTGAAGTGAACTTCttcatttcagtctgaactgtACAGAAGCTGCTTCTCATTTCTAGTTAGTAACCTTTCATTGACATTTCAGACATGACAGTTGACACGTTTACAGGCAGAAGTTCGTCAAATGGCCCCTTTCCACCTGCGCAAACCCAGGTGCTGGTTCTGGGCTGGTTTGCTAGAGAGCCACCATAGAGCCACATCATAAGGTCACTGTATACATCTCAACAATAGCAGATGTCCTGGTTTTGTGAGTCTACACTGGCATCCAAACATTTTGATGTTGATTTGATTATTtctaaatctttaaaaatggtGGTCACAAAGTTGTAGTTGGTCTTGTTTGTCATGATAATCCCGCCCCCAGCCACTGACGCTGGTTCGAGAACAGCAAAGTGTTGGTGCTGCTCTCAAGCCAGTTTTCCTGTCCAAGACCAGCTCTCTCTTTGAAACACTATGAACTAGTTCAAGATCCAACTTCAAACCCTAAAACTGGGGTAGagggtcaaaaaccacccaAAATAACTGAGAGTTTATGAAGAGACACACATAAaaggttgtttttgtgccttaaATTGCTCGAATGTGTGAAGTAAAAAGTGAAGGAAAGCTGCCTGTCAGCTCAGAGCAGAATCAGCTGTGAGCTCCAGCGATCCGGATCAGGTTTTTATGAAGCTGTGGATGTTCTACACTGTTGTTCCTGTTTGTTTACGCAGTTTAATGAACATTACTAACATCTGTCAGGCTCTGCATGACAGCTGTTTAGAGTTTCAGTTTGGGAGTTGGTGACAGTTGACAGCTGAATAGGATACGACAGGCCTTAGATGGAAAATGTGTCTTGTGGTTGTGATTATAATTatccagagaaaaaaaatgaaatcattcaAGAGAGTTTGTTTTCATGATCCCCTTTGTCTGATCAATAATACTGATTAACTCTTGTATTGATGTAGTGTTGATGTTACATTAAAGACGGCTGTGTGCTGCGTTGCAGAGATTTCTACTgaagcatgctaaccagctagccagagtccagtctgccctcagtccaacattcGACGACGAAGAAGGAGTCGAGCTTGTTGAGTTTTAAATCAAGAATTCTGTCAAAGACATCTTAAAGACGTACCTGCTGTCTCCACAGGTAAACCCATCATCGAGAACATTACAGACGCCATCTATGGCAGCAGGAAGACCATCTGTGTGATCAGCCGCCGCTACCTGCACAGCGAGTGGTGCTCCAGAGAGATCCAGATGGCCAGGTGGGGGCGCCACCTTTAATTACTCTTTAAGTAGTTTGTTTACGAGACTAAAACATCATAGTCCTGGAGATCATTAAAACTTACTGATTCCTCTGAATGGTCCTCATGTGCTCCTGTCCTGGTCTGTCCTGGTGTGTCCTGGTCTAACCTGGTCCTGTGTTGTTGCAGCTTCCGTCTGTTTGACGAGCAGAAGGACGTGTTGATCCTGCTGTTCCTGGAGGAGATCCCGACCCGGCAGCTGTCTCCATACTACCGCATGAGGAAGCTGGTGAAGAGACGCACCTACCTGAGCTGGCCTCAGGCCGGCCGACACACAGGAGTCTTCTGGCAGAACGTACAGAGAGCTCTGGAGACGGAGGACACTCCCACCGAGACCTCAGACCTCCTGACTGGACCTGAAGGACACTGAGAGACCACTGATTGGAATCAATCAACCCTGGAGTCGTCTTATATTTCGTCCAAATTACTGCTTGTACCATGTTATCTCTGTAAAGTAAAAGGCTTATTAATTGTATCGACACAAATAGATTGCTGGTTCTTTAACTTGTGTTCTGATTGTTGATTTCTGCTTTATTGACAACATGAAGCCACTTGATGGAGTTATATGTTCACATAATGCAATTCCTGATCTCACCAGCAGGTGGCACCAAAGTAAGAGACTTTATGCTCTGAACAGAGATAAACGACTGTCGGAGGAGAGCGAACGAAAGCTGCAGACAtctgaggtcaaaggttaagatTTAATTAGCTGTGATGGACGGCACACTGAGGAGACGTTTgaaagattttttgtttgtttaaatctcTGTGTCACTGCAGGAGGTTTTATATCAGATGATCAAACTCTTTTCTTCGTCAGACTCTGGAGTCTGTCAGATTAAGATTACTGTCTGAATACGAAGTGCAGAGATTTAAAGCTGaggctgtcagaggaggaggaggaggctctgTTTATGAAGACAAGTGCAAACCCAAAATCACATCTCGCTAAAAGCTCACAGACTGAACTGTCACAATTCTCTCtggtttttaacttttattttaaccagATGACGTCTGGATCTGAAGCTATCAGAGAAACgagctgagctaacgttagcagcagctcagctctgccAAACTCCATTAGAAAAACATtggttttctttcttcactgtttttgtgttttgtttgttttggagaggaggagacctctgaggagaactCAGCTCCTGAACCATCAACACTGTGATGACACCAGTGGAGGTGAggacaacaactcccatgatcccacgCTCCTTCATAACATCACCACACTCCATCGCTTGTTATCATGTTCCCACAGTTTCTTTCATTGATAATAGAACTGTACACACCAGGCACAGATCTGAGGTCAGTGAACGCATCACTGAATCGTCCTTTAACATTCAGTTGTAGGTGTTTCGTGTCCTGATGTGAGTCCCAGTTCAGGTTCAGTGTAATACAAGGACCGTGTGTTATTGTCGTGGGGACGATGAGATGATCTCAGTCAGCTCCCGGAGGAAACTCTTTATTacactcagcacacacacattattacaGTAAACCCTcacctcagtgtgtttctgctccATGTCTCACACTCAGAAACCACCGAGGAGACGAATGTGTTCTGTCACGTTTCCTCAACTacgataataataataataataataataataataataataataataataataataataataatattctgtCTGTTGCACTGAGCAGAACCTAAAAACACTGTTTCACTTCCTGGTTCATTTCCACAGAGTTCAGCCATTAACTTTTGATTGATCTGatattaaataaatcaataatccGTGGATCTGTGATATTAAACTCAGTAAATCCACAGCGCTTCAATTTAtggttttaatattttctctAAAAGCTGCATTTACTTTGGATAAATTGATCTCATCTCGTCTGATCACCAAGCACTTTGATCAGTAACACATGGATCAGGAGTGTTTTAAAGT from Lates calcarifer isolate ASB-BC8 linkage group LG3, TLL_Latcal_v3, whole genome shotgun sequence harbors:
- the LOC108873894 gene encoding toll-like receptor 13, producing MGSLHSNLTQRLLVLLLSLLFHLNPSLAYSLKNCNINYSENPLADVSVDCSNGQLVSVPDDIPRDVISVQLLNNKLQQINRGDFDGMSKMRFLSLSMNQIVHVDDGSFIHLVALTTLYMSLNKLTKLSGNVFQGLSNLTRLDLSSNNIQFIHTSAFQPLCSLQRVWLELNQLKQVTDIQPILQLPHLQKLNIRGNLFPSFQSKDLLLDTPSSLKVLDISDCKLENFSITTPIFPHLESLDLSRSGQDTGLKWDIPDKTLLRNITHLYLSYPLIPFQELLKVLQSLDSLMHLTLNYMEKWIKKGLLATVCKIQTLRRLELFYNNLANFTVKLVTCSQLSDLDLSHMHTTELPKGSIQSMQRLRSLNLSINALTKVPDDIRSLSSLEILNLGGNLISKLSCEDFINATNLTDLDLSGNHIAQLDGCEFKNLDNLRALDISGNLLWMFGGVFKIGLQKLETLDVSNNFVSLLEKGDFQSLGSLKYLDVVLNNIERIKHRAFDGLNSLGSLIVSLPLEFENNFRELQQLENLTVYLNTGSSFKGTHPVYHKSLYHLKSLKVFTIICKGYHAGFPLDVPMHIFHAMKRLEHFTADNIYITAPDPDTFQFNPHLKNLTIRNTDLSDLDPGLFLPIPNLQVLDLSYNQIRSLDFLTQANLPALRWLTLSYNELTVINETVFESLPALTYLDLDNNLFICDCSNAGFIQWVKNNEQTQVVNAYQYVCSFPEAERGTKLLDFDIQSCWMDVGFLCFISSSCLVVLTLLSSFIYHFLRWQLVYAFHLFLAFLYDSRRRRKGVPHHYDAFISYNVHDEAWVLNEMLPVLEGEQGWRLCLHHRDFQPGKPIIENITDAIYGSRKTICVISRRYLHSEWCSREIQMASFRLFDEQKDVLILLFLEEIPTRQLSPYYRMRKLVKRRTYLSWPQAGRHTGVFWQNVQRALETEDTPTETSDLLTGPEGH